The following proteins are co-located in the Gossypium hirsutum isolate 1008001.06 chromosome A02, Gossypium_hirsutum_v2.1, whole genome shotgun sequence genome:
- the LOC121209634 gene encoding patatin-like protein 3, which translates to MGNSCGKRKMVTVLSIYGGGIRGIIPSVLLASLESKLQELDGPNARIADYFDIVAGTSTGGLIATMLTAPNKDNGRQPLYEAKDIAKFYLEHSPKIFPQDSLQIVGIQHTSTGPKYDGKYLSSLINQLLGDRNLNPCLKQTLTNLVLPTFDIKLLQPVIFSTNDAAVNDWKNAKLADACIGTSAAPTLLPAHRFETKGSDGKTHSFDLIDGGVAANNPTLIAISHVWMESFKQNAKFKDIEPMDNKRMLVLSLGTGSASIDVPKYDVVTANNWGMLDWIFHNGNTPLLDAYGQASSDMVDFHVSALFRTSRCKENYLRIQDDSLTGAASTADIATEENLQKLVEIGNEILKKPVSKLNFETGRLEEDEGLTNEEALAKFAIRLHEQRCFRLSA; encoded by the exons ATGGGAAACAGTTGCGGGAAACGGAAGATGGTGACTGTGCTGAGCATTTATGGTGGCGGCATTAGAGGCATAATTCCAAGCGTTCTTCTTGCATCCCTTGAATCCAAGCTTCAA GAACTGGATGGACCAAATGCAAGGATTGCAGATTATTTTGACATTGTTGCAGGAACAAGCACAGGTGGATTGATAGCCACCATGCTTACAGCTCCCAACAAGGACAATGGACGACAACCTTTGTACGAGGCAAAGGACATCGCCAAGTTCTATTTAGAGCATTCCCCTAAGATTTTCCCACAAGACAG TCTTCAAATT GTTGGTATT CAGCATACATCGACGGGACCCAAATACGATGGAAAGTACCTAAGCTCACTGATAAACCAATTACTAGGAGAC cgcaatttaaatccctgtcTAAAACAAACATTGACTAATCTCGTTTTACCAACTTTTGATATCAAGCTTCTTCAGCCAGTTATCTTCTCAACCAATGAT gcaGCGGTAAACGATTGGAAGAATGCTAAACTAGCCGATGCATGCATCGGTACCTCAGCTGCTCCAACTCTTCTGCCGGCACACCGCTTCGAAACAAAGGGTTCTGATGGCAAAACCCATAGCTTCGATCTCATCGACGGCGGAGTTGCTGCAAACAACCCT ACTCTGATAGCTATCAGCCATGTTTGGATGGAGAGTTTCAAGCAAAACGCGAAATTTAAAGATATCGAACCAATGGATAACAAGAGGATGCTCGTGCTTTCGCTCGGAACTGGTAGTGCCTCCATAGATGTACCAAAGTATGATGTAGTTACAGCCAATAATTGGGGAATGTTGGACTGGATCTTCCACAATGGGAACACACCACTTCTTGATGCTTATGGGCAAGCGAGTTCCGATATGGTTGATTTTCATGTTTCTGCTCTTTTCCGAACCTCTAGGTGCAAAGAAAATTATCTTCGCATTCAG GATGACTCATTGACGGGCGCAGCATCAACAGCTGATATTGCAACCGAGGAGAATCTGCAGAAGCTTGTGGAGATTGGAAACGAAATCTTGAAGAAACCTGTTTCGAAGCTGAATTTTGAGACCGGGAGACTAGAGGAAGATGAAGGACTCACAAATGAAGAAGCTCTTGCTAAATTTGCCATCAGACTCCATGAACAACGATGTTTTCGTCTTAGTGCCTAA
- the LOC121209628 gene encoding peptidyl-prolyl cis-trans isomerase CYP40, which produces MVNPRCYMDISIGGELEGRIVIELYKDIVPKTAENFRALCTGEKGIGPNTGASLHYKGVRFHRIIRGFMIQGGDISAGDGTGGESIYDLKFEDENFELKHERKGMLSMANMGPNTNGSQFFITTTRTPHLDVKHVVFGKVIKGMGVVRSIEHVNTDDGDYPTQEVIIADCGEIPEGADDGIANFFKDGDMYPDWPADLDKKSDEISWWMEAVDSIKAVGNEQYKKQDYKIALRKYWKALRYSDECWELEGIDEVKSSKLRKIKSQIFTNSSACKLKLGDLKGALLDTDFAIRDGEYNVKAFFRQGQAYMALNDIDSAVESFKKALDLEPNDGGIKKELAAARKKIAHRRDQEKKAYSRMFQ; this is translated from the exons ATGGTGAACCCAAGATGTTATATGGACATAAGTATAGGTGGAGAACTAGAAGGAAGGATAGTGATTGAGTTGTATAAGGATATTGTGCCCAAAACTGCTGAAAATTTCAGGGCTTTATGCACAGGTGAGAAAGGCATTGGACCTAACACTGGTGCTTCTCTGCATTACAAG GGTGTGCGATTTCATCGCATTATCCGAGGTTTCATGATACAAGGTGGGGATATATCAGCTGGTGACGGAACTGGGGGAGAATCCATTTATGAtttgaaatttgaagatgaaaatTTCGAGTTAAAACATGAAAGAAAAGGGATGTTATCAATGGCTAATATGGGGCCTAATACTAATGGATCTCAATTCTTTATTACGACTACTCGAACGCCTCATCTTGACGTAAAACATGTGGTGTTCGGGAAAGTTATAAAAGGAATGGGTGTTGTTCGTTCTATTGAGCATGT caacaccGATGATGGTGATTACCCCACTCAAGAGGTTATAATTGCAGATTGTGGAGAAATTCCCGAAGGGGCAGATGATGGAATAGCAAACTTTTTTAAGGATGGTGATATGTATCCTGATTGGCCTGCTGACCTTGACAAGAAATCCGATGAAATTTCTTGGTGGATGGAGGCAGTCGACTCAATCAAAGCAGTTGGAAATGAACAATACAAG AAACAAGACTACAAAATTGCTCTTAGAAAATATTGGAAGGCTTTGCGCTACTCGGACGAATGTTGGGAGCTGGAAGGCATTGATGAAG TGAAAAGCTCCAAGTTGCGGAAGATCAAGTCTCAGATATTTACAAACAGTTCT GCCTGCAAATTGAAACTCGGTGATCTAAAAGGAGCATTGTTGGACACAGACTTTGCAATTCGTGATGGAGAATATAATGTGAAAGCTTTCTTTCGTCAAGGCCAG GCATATATGGCACTTAATGACATCGATTCTGCGGTAGAGAGCTTTAAAAAGGCATTGGACTTAGAACCGAATGATG GTGGAATAAAGAAAGAGCTTGCGGCCGCAAGGAAGAAG ATTGCTCATAGACGAGACCAGGAGAAAAAGGCTTACTCTAGAATGTTTCAGTAG